In Thermogemmata fonticola, the DNA window CTTACTTTCAGCGCCGTTATGGGGCGGAGAATATCATTCTGTCTGTTGCCGGGCCGGTCAGTGGGGAGCAGATCGCCCAACTTGCGGAAAAGCACTGTGCGGCGTGGTTCCGGGGCAACTCCGAGCGCACCGATCGGCGAGAATGGCGGCGTCCTCCCGCCACCTATGTGCTCACGCGCGAAAAGGTAGTGCAAGAACACGTTATGCTTTTCACTGCCGCACCCCCGGCCGATTCCCCCTTGCGATATGCCTGCGACATTCTGGCCATGACCTTAGGAGATGGCACCTTCAGCCGGCTTTATTGGGAGCTGGTCGATCCGGGACATGCCGACTCCGCAGATTGCAACTACTACGAACACGACGGCAGCGGCTGCCTGCATGTTTCCTACTCCTGCGAGGCTGAGAAGACGGAAGCCAACCGCGAACGGGTCCAGCGTATCCTCGACGATGTGCAAAGTCACGGCATTACCGCCGAAGAGTTGCAGATTGCTAAAAATAAAATTGCCTCGCGGGTAGCGCGGGTGTCGGAGCGCCCCATGGGCCACATGGTTTCGCTTGCGAGAATGTGGTGGGCCACCGGCAGCTATCATGATTTGGATACGGAGCTTCGCCTCTACGAAGCCGTCCAATTGGAGGATATCCGCACTTGTCTTGATCTCTATCCGATCCAGTCTTGTACTGTAGTGGCCTTTGGACCAGCAACCCAGTTGTTTGGCCTGACCGCCCAGCCGGTATAGGTCCACAAAGCCCTCACCGCAGGGAATCCAGGGCTGTCCCAGAGAATTCGAATCGTGTCACTCAAGGCCGGCTGGCAGAACGGCTCGGTGAATCGTCTGGAATCAGGCGGATGCGTTGATTGTAGGTACCGATCATGATTTCACCGTTTTTGAGGTTGACATCGAGCTTCTGGAAGAATCCCTGCCAGGGCAGTGTTTGGTCGAACAGCAGCCGCCCGCGGTCCTTCTCAATCACGGTGGCCTGGTAAGTGATGGCACCCTGGCGGTTGTGGCAGGGCACCGCCGCAATGATCACGGGAAGCTCCTCAAAGCGGTCCAGCACGAGTTGATGCTGCTCCAATACGCCCTCGCCATGGAACCAGAGCCGCTGGCCGGTGGTTCGGTCGAAAGCGTAAATCGGCCCGTTGATGTTCAAGACGTTGAGGCTTTGCCCACCCCCGATATTCGCTCGCCGTCGGCCATTCGGAGCGGGCTTGTTGGGGTTTTGATCCAGAACGAGGTAGAATCGCTGGGGATCAACGAGCATTTGGACGCGGGTGCACGGCTTGACGTGCGCCTCCAGATTTTCAGCATCGATGCGGAGAGTCGCTCGGACCTGACCTGTCAGCGCATCCACGATCGTAGCAGTCCCATCCTTAGTGTGAAGAGCACCCACCCACTCCGCACGAAGGGATTGGATAGGCAGGACAGAGGCGGGAAACTCTTTGCGCCAGATTTCTTTGCCTGTAACCAAGTCCAAGCGGCGGATGATTAACGCTTGCTCCCCTCCACCCTGAGAAATCAGGGCCTGAGTCCCGCTGATGATAAAACTCGTAGCCTCAGCGAGGGTCGGTCCCAAATCCGGAGCCTCGGGAACAGGGGCGCCATCGACTGCTCGGAGCAGGCGGATACTCGTAGGCCGGCCTTGCGGATTGGTTTCCACAAGGACGAGATAACGGTCATCCCCGAAGAGGTGCGTACGGTCCTTGATGTCCTGCCGGATCCACAAACGCTGCTCCAGGGAACGGGGGTCGCAGACCTCCAGTCCATTGGCGGTCAGCACCGCGACATAGCTTGGTTGGATCACGGCCATTTTGCCGACGGTCATGGAGTAATTATTGTCGTAACGGATGACGATATCGCCGTTAGGCAGCATTTGGGCCTGGATGCCCCGATTCGGATTGGGGCCGTTTCCTTCGCCCAGCAGATTGATTTTCCACAATTCCGTCTTGGTTTCCTTCCCCCGGCTCAGATCGTAGCAGTAAATCATGTAGCCAAAGTGCAGCAGGACGAGGTGTCCGCAGGCTTGGAGGCTCCGCGCCACCCCCGAACCGTTGGGCAGGTAGAAAGTGGCTTGGGGCGCTATACTGGTAAACCGCATTTCTTCCTTGCCCGTCACCTTGTCAAAGACCCGCAAGGACCAGCTTCCGTTTCCGGCAACGGTTTGATCGAGCACAAAGCGGAATCGGCGATACATGGGGAACAATTCCCCTAGCGGTTCCAATTCAAATTGTGGCTGGATGGGTTGCGGTTCCTGCCGCAGCTCCGCCTTGTAGCGAGCGGGAAGCGGATAGCGTTGCGGCTCCAGGTAAGGCAATAGCCGCTTGTCCGTCAGCAGACGGATAGCAAAGTCCGCCCCGGTCATATTGTCTCGGATCACGACATCTGGGTATTCCCGCTCCAGTTGCAGATAAAGGGCCACAGCATCTTCCAGATGCCGCTGCTGGATTAGAATGCTAGCCAAGCGTTCGATAGCGCGGGCGCGGAAGGTTCGATCGGGAGCGGCGATCCGCAATTGCAACAGCAGGTGCTGGGCTTCCTGCAAGTCCGCCGCATTGCGCGTTTCCTGGAGGCGTTCCACCAGGTAAAGCTGAGCCTCTGCTCCGAGAGGAGAATGCGGGCCGAAGATCCTCACGAAGCGGCGCAAGCGGAGGAGATCGTTGCTCTGGCGGATGTCGCTCCACTCCTGGTGCAGACGCTGTTCGAGCTGGCGCCGAGCTTCGGCGTTGGTGTGATTCTGAAGCAAAGCCTCCAGCCGTCCCCGTGCCCAGACATCCGGACGGACGCGGACATTCGGTTCATCGGGCATGTCGATGAGTTTTTGAGCATCTCCGAGTTGGGCCAAGCGCAGGTAGTGCTCAAAGGCATCGACCAATCGGCCTTGCTTTTCCCGCCCGCGAGCCATGAGATACTCGAATTTGCGCAAACGCCGTTCAGTTTCCTCCAGGCGGCGGTTTTTGTCCTCAGGGAGTTCGCCAGGCACGGGCGGCAACTCGCACAAGGCCCGATATTCGTTCACATAATTTTCTGCGGCGGCGAAGTCTTTGGTGAGAAGTTCCGTAAGGGCGATGTAACGCTTCTCGCGCAGTAACAGCCGCTTTTCTTCGGGGGGATTGTTCCGCAAGGCAGCATCAAAGTCACGTATAGCGTCGAGGATTTTGCCTTCGTCGAGGTGCAACTCGCCGCGAGTGATCAGGCCAATGGGGTCATTCGGGTTCGCCGCCAGGAGGCGATCCATTTCCTGGCGTTTCTGTTCCAGATAGGGGTAGGCGGCCAGTTCCCAGGCGGATTGAGCGATAACTAGGTTGTCCAAGTAGACCAGATTTCCAAGGCCGAGGCGGGCCAGTTCCACGTCGTTGCCGATCAAGCGGGCCGCGGTTTTTGATCGCACCGTTCCAGTTTCGACATCGATGGCCCAGATTTCCGCGGAGGGATTCTCTCCCTTGCCGGCATTCTCCGGTCGGACGGGAATGTAGTACACACCTTTCCCTGCGGCGCCATGGCCAGTCGGGGTAGGAATAACCACGCCGTCGAAGGCCAAGCGGGGGCGTTGCTGCTGGACATCCTCACCGAAGAGGTGGTAGGCCCGCACCTGATTCCGTCCCACTACGATGACCTTGTCGTTGATAACACCGCCCACATACAAATCGTTGACATCGCGGGGAACGGACCAGATCAGACGCCCTGTGCGCAGATCGAGGCAATCGAGGGTGTCTGAGTCGTAAGCGGATAACAGTACCCGACCGGAGGCAATGATCGGGACAGCCGCATGCCAGCGGTCTGTTTTCAATCCCATGTTGTAGTTCGGCGGGACTCCGGGCCGGATGATAACACCCCCTCCCGGTCTAACTGGAGTATCACGACGGGCCCGGCCGTAGCCGTAGGCCCAAAGCAAACTGTGCGACATCAAGTCCACGGCGATGACAGCTCCCGAGTTGGTCGGGCAAACAATCACGCCGTCACTAGCAGCCAATTGGCAGCATTGGAAACGCCGCACAGCATCGTCGGGCAGGGTTTGAGCCGGCTGGCCTAAACGCTGGCTCCAAAGCAACACCGGTGTGCGGATGTGCGGACGTCCCGGTACCGGCTCCAGGTTGAAGGGGTCCAGGCACAACAAGCGGATGACACCGGCTTGTTCGATCAGCACGTAGAGCTTCCCATGGAGTGGTAAGGGTGGGCCAAGGAAAATCGCATCCAAGCACAGGTGGAAAGCGCTGGTCGCTTGGTCCGCCTCCTCCTCCTTGAGGGGAGGGGGAAGGGGCGGCGGTAACGGATCGCCGGGGAAGCGATGCTCGATCACTCGCCCCAACTGCCAAACCCGGCTGCCGGTTTTGAGATTGACGGCCACTAACTGCCCAGCGTGGACATACTTGCCCAACGTCGATTCCCGGCGATAACTTGGCGGAACGACAATTCCCAGATTGGGGTCGCTTCGGGTGGAGGGAGGCACAAGCCAGATGTCATCCACGTAATAGGCGTATTCACCATCGTGCGAAAGACTCCCGACCAGCGGATTCTCGTAAAGCATGCTCGACAGCGGTGTCCGTTTGATCTGCTCCCACCAACCCCGAATTTTCGATTCGGGGTTGGATTCATCCTGAAATTCATCGGAGGAGAGCAGTTGGAACAAGCCCGCTTCCGTGCGGGAAGCCCAGAGCAATTCTCCGGCGCGCACCGCGCGGCCGTGGACCACCTGATCCCGTGCTGCCACTGCATAGATTCCGTCGTAAGTTCGGAAGAGAATCGCATCCCCCGTGGTGATCGGGAAAAATCCCGGCAGGCGTACTTCCGACCGCGAACTCCCTTGGGTAGGCTGCCTGTACAAATCCTCCAATTGGACTCGGATCCAATCGCTGGCTTGCTGAGCCGCAGGACTGCTGGCGTAGGGCAAGAGGCGGAACTGGAATAACGGGACCAGAAACGGCGGTCCACCCGCTGTCACGCCGTTACGCGTGGGTGTTCCGCCGCGCATCGGCCATTCACTGAGCGTCTGAACAACCCTCAGTCCTTCAACAGGGCGTTGAATCTCCGCAAGCAATTGCTGGTAGGTATAGACCCGCTCGCCAATCTTCAAACCCCCGCGGCGCTCGGTGAGTCGCTGAAGGTCGGCCAAGACAATTTTGAGCAACTCGGCATGGCGTGGATCGCCGCTGCGTTGAAAGGCTAGCGCGGCTTTGAACAGGGTCAACGGTGTCTTAAACGCGTCGCTATTGGGGCGTTGCCAGAGGCGCTCAAAGGCATAAGCGGCCTCCAAGTAATTGCTCCGTTCCAAATACAAGGAGGCCAGCAACACGGTGGCTTCCCCGCCGGCACGAGTGTGGAAGTACTTCTGAGACAC includes these proteins:
- a CDS encoding M16 family metallopeptidase, whose protein sequence is MPFFQTVLPNGLTVLAEILPTARSVALGFFVNTGARDENEDEAGVSHFLEHMAFKGTARRTAWDVNRDFDRIGAAYNAYTSEENTVFYAVVLPEYLPQAMDILADILRPSLRQEDFDTEKQVILEEIKMYEDVPESVAWEHARKLYYDGHPLGHSVLGSLESIQALTREQMYAYFQRRYGAENIILSVAGPVSGEQIAQLAEKHCAAWFRGNSERTDRREWRRPPATYVLTREKVVQEHVMLFTAAPPADSPLRYACDILAMTLGDGTFSRLYWELVDPGHADSADCNYYEHDGSGCLHVSYSCEAEKTEANRERVQRILDDVQSHGITAEELQIAKNKIASRVARVSERPMGHMVSLARMWWATGSYHDLDTELRLYEAVQLEDIRTCLDLYPIQSCTVVAFGPATQLFGLTAQPV